The Equus caballus isolate H_3958 breed thoroughbred chromosome 28, TB-T2T, whole genome shotgun sequence region CCCCACGTCTTGCTCAAGAGTTCTTATCTCCAGGGCATTTTTGTTCCCTGGAGATAAGGATCTGACCGTCCACTCTTGGCCTGTCAGAGCTGAGAGGCCATCAAACCTCCTCCCCATcttacagaggggaaactgaggcccagagagaagaacAGAGTGTTTGTGGCTGAGCATAGACTCTTTTTCTCCcaatatttttactttgaaaatttcAGATCTGTAGAAACATTTCAAGAACAGAACAACAAATACCCATATTTACCAATTGTTAACGTTACGCTACATTTCCCTCACTCCATATATACGTGTGTTTGTTAGTTTCAGATATCGTGACACTTCACCCACAACACTCCAGCATGTGTCTCCTTCTGTGTAACCACAATACAACGATCAGACTCAGGAAATTTAATGTCCAATTGATGTTATTACCTAATACACATTGCATAATTCAAATTTCTCTTATTGCCATGCTAAGCATAATAGTGTTCATTGTAAATTATCTGCTTTTATCTAAGAATTAATCAAGGGTCGCTTGGTGCATTGAGCTGTGATTCTCCTTCAATCTACAACAGTTCTCAGcctttcctttggttttttccttttttttctttttttttcctgaggaagcctggccttgaacTAAAatctactgctaatcctcctctttttgctgaggaagactgagcctgagctaacatctgtgcccatcttcctccattttatatgtgggacacctgccacagcatggctggacaagccgtgcataggtctgcaccctggatccgaaccgacgaacccgagccaccgaagcagaacatggaaacttaactgctgcaccaccgggccagcccgatAGTGACATTTTCAAAGCATCCACGTTGGTTGATTTGTAAAAAGTCCCTCAATTGGGATGTCTGGTTATTTCCTGCTGATTGCATTCAGATTAAGCTTTTTGGGCAGGAAGACCACATAGATGACACCAAGCCCTTCTCAGAGCCGTGACACCAGGACGCACGAGGTGAGTCTGTCCCATTATCTGTGATGTTAGGTTGATTGTTTAGGTTCGCCTTCTCAGATTTCTGCATACCTTCTTCCCTAAAAATCCTTCACAGTGGGTGTTTTAGCATCCTTTGAGATGATTCCTTCTCAAATCAGTTATGACCAGGATGGTTATAAAAtgatgcttttttgttttgtcattcCTTCTATGTTTATTACTTGGTGTTCttctttaaagaagaatttttccttctcttttaaaacaatttttaaagtatcAGCATGAGCTCATGAATTTGTACTTTATCCAGTGGGCTAAATGTGTCACTTCCATTCTTTATTTTGTCCTCAAATTTTCCCCCATCTGGCCATTGGGAGCCCCTTCAGGCAACCTTCTGTGCCTGCATCTTTGACACAGCCCCATCGTTCTTCCAGCGTTTCTTTACTTTCTAGGCTCCTCTTGactttccctctccccaccccgaAGCTGCCATCTCCCCGTGGGGCCCTGGTGCCCTTTACGGGGGAACGGTGTTTCGAATCCAAGAATGCTAAGTGAGTTCGCTGCAACTGTGTGTGTCTGCTTCTAGGCCCTTTCGGTGGATGGAGCCAGGAAGTTACTATTTTTTCATAATGCTACTAATCAAAAACACCATAGAGttattcttctccttcctccattccAAATCTCCCTTACACTATAACGAGAACCCAGTCCCAGGGGACCCCCAAAGTTGCTTCGGAATTGCTCTGTTCTCCCCCACTGCCTCTCTAGTGAGGACCAGTGTTCTGTCACTGTCCTCATTGTCCTAAGAGTATTCTCCACCGAAGGAGTATACCCAGACGAGCCAGCTGCGAAACCTCTCACatatagtctttttcttttttttttttgagcaagattagccctgagctaacacctgctaccaatcctcctcgtgtttgttgaggaagactggccctgagcgaccgtctgtgcctatcttcctctactttgtatgtgggatgtctgccacggcatggctggacaagcagtgtgtaggtctgcacccgggatccaaaccagcaaaccctgggctgctgaagcgaatgtgcgaacttaaccactgcgccaccaggctggtccctcacATACAGTCTTTGTCTCTTCTTCCGCACGTGGTTATGTCATCAATGTCATACACAGATTGGTTTGTTAGTTCCTGTTGGTTTCCAGTTTTAGTTTTCCCCCATCCTCACTGGCTTCTATTTACAGTACTCTCGATGAGCAGAATCCTGACGCCGGGGGCAGCCATCTAGGCCAGGTGAAGTCCCCGTCACTATTTTCAAACGCTCCCCCAGGATGAGGCCTCAAAACCCAGTTCCACCCCTTTTCAAGCATCCCTGGGCTGGGCGGCAGGATTCCTGTGTTCCATCAGCCTCTGCATTTCCAGGGGGGCTGCTCGGCCCTGGGCAgtccctggcctctctgggccctGGCCTTGCGCCTGTGAACTGAAAGGGTCACTCCAGAGGTCTCTGGACAGCTCACAGACCCAATGTTTCCACGACAGCACTTTCACTGGTTGACCCGTTTCATCTTCATAACGGCCCAGTGAAGCTCTGCAACACGGTGGGGTCTCCATAAATAGTTGTGGGAATTAGCACCCTCACTTTACagtttggaaactgaggctcaaagaggggATTGCTTGGCTCCCAAGGTCTCATTAGGCGAGAGACTCCGTGAAAGCACCGCCCCAGGctcaggcacacagtaggcactttgGTAAGGGCCCAGGGAAGGTCCGGTGGGACAGATTTGTGCGCTGGGGGACCTCGCGGCCGGGTTTGGGGGGAGCCCGGGGCGGGGCGTATGCAAATAGCCCAGGAAGAGGCCCAGGATTGGCCGGCGCCGATGGGGGCGGGGCGTGCCGAGAGCCCTGGGCCGACAGGTGCTCCGGCGGGAGAGTCGCGGTGCACGGTCGCCTGCTGGACCGCGCGCCTGGCGCTCCCGCGGCTCGTCCCGGCGATGCCTCCGCTCTGGGCCCTGCTGGCCCTGGGCTGCCTGCGGCTCAGCTCGGGTAAGCGGGGCATGAGAGGAGGGGGCCGTGCCCAGGGAGGGCGGACAGCTCTGTCCCGGGTGGCGTCCTGCACCCTGACCCTCCGCAGGAGTCCTGAGAGAAGCCTGGATGAGGAGTGACGTCGGGATGGAGAACTTCACTTATTCACTCCAGGAAATGGCACGGAtgactgctctgtgccaggtCATGTGCAGGCGCCGGGGACccagatattaataataatagccaatatCGATTAATAAGCTTCCTTTGGTGGGGATTCCAGGGCTCATGGATTGCAGAGCCCTGTGATGGGTGCTGCAAGAGACAGACATACTGGGGACTgtgggagagcagagaagggacaGGACTGACTCATGGTGATGCCTGGACTCAGGAGACGGAGGACGTTTCAGGTGAAGCAGCAGCATGGGCAAGttcagggaggggggaggaggtgTAGGCTATCCTGGGAAACTCCCGTACCGTGTTCATCCGTGTGGCTGGAGCGTGGGGTGAGGGGGTGTGCGTAGAGGTGAGGCTGGACACCCAACAAAGCAAAGCCCAGAACTTCAGGGTCTCACTGCTCCTCCAGAGAGGCTGGCCTGTGTtagagggcagtggggagccccGGAAGGGCCTCGCAGGACGGTGACACGGTCAGATTAGAGAGTGTGTtagagaggaggggatgggggagggcttGTTCCCAGGGTccaggggaagagggtgggactCCAAGACCGGGCTGAGGGGGTGGAGAGATGCTTGGGACCGACAATGGGATTCTGGGCGACTGAATGTCtgcaggggcagagagagggcagCAGTTCAGCTGGACTGCCCAGTTTCTGGCCAGGATgcctgggtgggggcaggggtccTGCCCATGTCTGAGACAGGTTCCTGAGATACCTGCGGGGAGGGTGAAacccagtgcttagcacatagtaggtgctcagtaactGCATGCAGACATGTGTGCGTGtcggaggggagggcagagggtgcCCCTGGGTGTGGACAGTCCTGCCAGGGGTCAGCTCCTGTCCTCATTGCCTCCACCAGGTGTGGATCTCCAGCCCCAACTGGCCAGCGTGACCTTTGCCGCCAACAACCCCACCCTCACCACCGTGGCCTTGGAAAAGCCTCTGTGTCTGTTTGACAGCTCAGCAGCCCTCCATGGCACCTATGAGGTCTACCTCTATGTTCTGGTTGACTCGGGTAAGGGGCCTGCTTCCCTTGGGCTCTGCTGAAAGGGACTTTGACCTGTCcgaagggaggagggcaggaggcaggtaGAGGGATGCTCCATCCTTGTAATTAAACTACCCCCATGCACCTTACCAGCATGCACTGGTGTCTGCTCTGTTccagccctgggccaggtgcTGTGGTCACAGACATGTCCTTGCCCTGGAGGGACAGCAGTCTCATGGGGAAAATAATAGCAGCACCAATCACTGAGTACCTACATCATGCCAGGTGCTTGGCACACCTTAGAGCTAAAACTTACAGCAAGCCCGCCAGTAACTTATAATGCTCATCACGGAGCAAAGAATCAAGGCTGAGAGAGACAGAATAACTCACTGGAGCTCCCAGAGCTGGAGAGTGACTCCAGACTCTCTGGTCCTCAAGCCCAAGTCCTTCCTGAGGCTTCCGGAGATGGTTCAAGATCAGTGTTTTCCAGGGAAGCCTGCTGGCTCAGGCCCAGCCCTCACCCGTTCACTGGCAGCGGTCCTGGGCTTCCAAGAGAAGGAAGCCAATGGCAACTGCTTACGTGTCTAACAACCAGTCATTTACAACAGCCACTTAGGGTCATTGTTTTATTCTTCCGGCAAACGTCTATTGACTGCTTACCTGTGCCCAATCTGTAGGCACTGTGGGGTATTTTTTGCCCACTTCACAGACTAGGatccagagaggtaaagtgagtTGTCCAAGATCACTCAGCTAGTAAGGAAGAGTCCTCAAGGTTTGTctcccttgagggcagggactgaaCCTGCTCCGTGCCTGTGACCACAGGGCTCAGCACAGCCCTGGCACAGAGAGGATGCTCAGGGCGTTTGATGAGTGACCTAGTGAGTGACTGAGCTGGGGTGGCCAGGAACCTCACTCCCCACACTGCCTCTACAGCCAGCTCCAGGAATGCCTCTGTACAGGACAGCACCAAGACCCCGCTGAGCTTGACATTCCAGCAAACCAAGGGAGGGAGGACAGGCCCCTACAAGGCCTCGGCCTTTGACCTGACCCCTTGCAGCGACCTGCCCAGCTTGGATGCTGTCCGGGATGTGTCCCAGGCCTCGGAGATCCTGAACGCATACCTGATCAGGGTGGGCACCAATTCAACCTGCCTGTCCGACCCCAACTTCCAGGGCCTCTGCAACCCACCCCTGTCAGCGGCCACAGAATACAGGTGGGTGtgagcagcccccagccccgacTCAGGAAGACCCAGAGCCAGTGACTTGTGAAAGACCACATTTCTCGAgagcctactacatgccaggaCTGTCCCGGGTCCCCCACAGGGCTTCCTGGGTGTGCGACCTTGCCCAGGGCCCTATGCCATCTTGGAATTCTTGTTTTTAACAAGAGTCCCACATTTTCCTTTTGCGCGGGGCTCCGCAACTTGTCTCATCACCTGTGTGATGCGGGGTGGTGGTCCCCAACCCAACCCCCTTCATTTGACAGGACAGGAAACTGGTCCAGACAGGGAAGGGGCTCTCCTCCAGACAAGCTGGGGCCCAGCATGAGCTAGAGCCCCATCAAAGGCTTTTCCATCCCCCACCTGATCCTCCGCTTTTTCCCCACTCCTTCCAGCACACCCTTCTGTGGCCCGCCCTACCACAGCAGGTCCCTCATTCATTTCCATATGTATTTTCTGAGCATCTTCTCTGTGCAGAGCTTGGGGTTCAGCCCTGACCACTGGGCAGGGGGTCTTACCTGGTGCCAAAGCCTCGGTTACACCCACTCCTGTTACCATGGAGACACCTAGGTTGGGGTCTCTGTACCTTTTAGGCTGCGTTTGGGGCCCAGGCCATCACTCCCCTGCCATCCTCCCGGTGGACCTGC contains the following coding sequences:
- the UPK3A gene encoding uroplakin-3a isoform X1, coding for MTPSPSQSRDTRTHEGSWIAEPCDGCCKRQTYWGLWESREGTGLTHGDAWTQETEDVSGVDLQPQLASVTFAANNPTLTTVALEKPLCLFDSSAALHGTYEVYLYVLVDSASSRNASVQDSTKTPLSLTFQQTKGGRTGPYKASAFDLTPCSDLPSLDAVRDVSQASEILNAYLIRVGTNSTCLSDPNFQGLCNPPLSAATEYRFKYVLVNMSTGLVQDQTLWSDPIRTNRLTPYSAIDTWPGRRSGGMIVITSILGSLPFFLLVAFAGAIVLSLVDMGTSDGETTHNSQISQEAIPRSLGSSEASYASVNRGPSLDRAEVYASKLQD
- the UPK3A gene encoding uroplakin-3a isoform X2, producing the protein MPPLWALLALGCLRLSSGVDLQPQLASVTFAANNPTLTTVALEKPLCLFDSSAALHGTYEVYLYVLVDSASSRNASVQDSTKTPLSLTFQQTKGGRTGPYKASAFDLTPCSDLPSLDAVRDVSQASEILNAYLIRVGTNSTCLSDPNFQGLCNPPLSAATEYRFKYVLVNMSTGLVQDQTLWSDPIRTNRLTPYSAIDTWPGRRSGGMIVITSILGSLPFFLLVAFAGAIVLSLVDMGTSDGETTHNSQISQEAIPRSLGSSEASYASVNRGPSLDRAEVYASKLQD
- the UPK3A gene encoding uroplakin-3a isoform X3, which encodes MTPSPSQSRDTRTHEGSWIAEPCDGCCKRQTYWGLWESREGTGLTHGDAWTQETEDVSGVDLQPQLASVTFAANNPTLTTVALEKPLCLFDSSAALHGTYEVYLYVLVDSASSRNASVQDSTKTPLSLTFQQTKGGRTGPYKASAFDLTPCSDLPSLDAVRDVSQASEILNAYLIRVGTNSTCLSDPNFQGLCNPPLSAATEYRLGTGPDPVVGPHPHQPTHPVLSDRHVARPAEWGHDRHHVHPGLPALLPARGLCWRHRPQPRGHGHF